CGTCTGCCGGGAGCCGTCTTCATCGTCGATACCAATCGCGAAGATATAGCGGTCAAAGAAGCGCGTAAATTGAACATCCCGATTTTCGCAATCGTCGATACCAACGTCGATCCCGATCTGGTCGATTACCCCATCCCCGCCAATGACGACGCTTACAAGTCGATCGGCCTGATCACCCATGCCTTGGCCGATGCGATTATGGAGGGACGCCAACTCTATCGCGATAGCCGGCCGCAGGTGAGCGAAGAGAGCGGCGAAGGCGAATCCTCAGAGCGGGATCGTTCCCGCCGCCAGCGGCCCCGCCGCCGCTCGCGCGGTGAAGGCGACCGTCGGCCTCGCGACCGCGAGTCAGGCGGCCGTCACGAAGGACCGGAGGGCGCCCAGTGACGATCACCTCCAAAGACGTAGTCGCCCTGCGCGAAAAGACCGGGCTGGGAATGATGGACTGCAAGCGCGCGCTCGAAGCGACCGACGGAGACTTTGAGAAAGCCATCGAATACCTTCGAAAAAAAGGCATCGCCAAAGGTGAAGCGCGCGTCGGACGGACCACCGGCGAAGGCCTTGTTGAGTCTTACATCCACCCCGGCGGTAGGATCGGCGTTCTGGTCGAAGTCGCCTGCGAGACCGACTTCGTTGCTCGCTCCGACGATTTCCAAAGGCTCGTCCGTGACCTGGCAATGCAGATTGCTGCCACTGCGCCAATCGCCGTCCGTAGAGAAGACGTCCCGCAGGACCGCATCGAACGGGAACTCGACATCTACCGCGAGCAGATCAAAGCCGAAGGCAAGCCGGCGCAAATCGCCGACAAGATCG
This genomic interval from Calditrichota bacterium contains the following:
- the tsf gene encoding translation elongation factor Ts, whose product is MTITSKDVVALREKTGLGMMDCKRALEATDGDFEKAIEYLRKKGIAKGEARVGRTTGEGLVESYIHPGGRIGVLVEVACETDFVARSDDFQRLVRDLAMQIAATAPIAVRREDVPQDRIERELDIYREQIKAEGKPAQIADKIAQGKLEKYFQDICLLEQPFVKDQKAKVADVVLEAAGKLKENIHVRRFSRFALGE